A segment of the Corylus avellana chromosome ca2, CavTom2PMs-1.0 genome:
GCTCTGCGCTTTTTGCGAACCGGCTCAATGAAGCCTTTGGAGATTAACTCTTTCAAGAACACGTTCCCAGTCTCCTCCGCCGTCTTACCTCCGCTACTCGGGGAGTCTATAAATCCCTCGCCGACCCACCAGTGGACCAATACTTTCTTCTTTATGACTGCGTTTTCAGGGAACACCGAGAAACAGAGCAAACACATCTTTGATGCAACATCTAGATCGTTGTAGACCACCTGAATCTCTTTCAAAGATCTCTCCCTGATCATTTCATTGACGATGTTTTGGTCTGGCAGCTGGAAGGGCATTTGGTACCCATCCTTCATAGAAAAGCTGGAACGTTTGAAGCTTTCAGAATCCAAATTAACTGAAGAGAGTTCCAGGGGTGAAAAGATTTGGTTCTTTAACACCGAAACAACACTCCGGGTTTGTTCAATCTTATCTTGAAGGAAGTTGGTTCTGCGGGAATTTTCTAGTGCTTCTGTTCCATCTTTGAAGGCATCGTCAAAGCTCTGGATAATGAACTCTTTGATCTCCTTGTTGACCTTGTCTTCCCATTGCTTTACTCTCCCACAGGCCTTTTTGATGTAAGTGAGATCATTCCGGATTTCCTCTAACTTTCCATGTAAATCACTTTCTGAAGCAGGATGGAATTTGGATAAATGGTGTAGAAAATCCGGCATGACCACGTCGGCAAATATATGAAACGGCATGGTCTGCTCAGATTCCAAGTATGAAAGAAGATCCAGAGATACGTAACTCAACTCAGAAGAAGTTGGATAGGTTTTTCTTGACATTGTTAACGTTAACGAAAGGGAATGACACAATCTGAGTCAATGAACAAATTATTGAGCTAGCTCTGATTCACAAGAAACAATGGTGCGGTACAACTatatgaagagaaaaaaaaaaaaaaaaggaccaagaCCCTTCAATTGACTGTAATGATTGAAGAGGACAATGAGCCAGCTGCCTTTGGTTGGTTGCAAAATGGTGCAGACAAAAGTGACCCAATACATATTCAATTCGTCTCAGCTAACACAGCTTGAATATACCCTTTGCACAGTCTTAATTATGAGCCACCTTCAATTGACCGTATAGATTGAAGAGAACAATGATTGACTGCAAAATTgtgaagacaaaaataccctagATCTTTGAATGACCGATAGCAAtgccagaagaaaaaaaagaaaaaggaatatatGGTCCTACATGTTCCAATATATTTTCCTTTCCGATCTTGgataataaagaaaagtattatttgtttccctttatatattatatttattttgtggaTCTAGAATATTTTTAATGGAAACAGTAAAGTATTAAAGAGCATCAAAGGAAGATAGTTCTACATATGGGAGAAAAATCCTTTCTATttgatttgaaataaaattgagagCATTCGGTTAATGCATTTAGGAtaagtaaaatagagatgaTCCGTTTCaatataataagaaaaagaaaaagttaactTGACATTTATAAGATCCACCACGCATAATGCAATTGCTTTACTTTGGTGTATACACTTGTGTATGGTGTGATTCTTGCGAAGCATCTGACGCACGTGTGCTTGGCAATGGTGCACTTAGCATCAAAGCTCGGAGCGATCTAATAATAACCCTTCAATTTTGGACGGTTAAGGCCAGGACCATATGACGGTTATTATTAAATAACcgttaataattatttaatctaccAATCAAAATTAGTTCTTTGCAACGGACACATATAACTGCTATTCTAACACTATTAATAGTATATTGATGTTTTTCTCCCCAACACGTTggactcaaaacaaaaatttagagtCTCTATTTCTTGCTCGAATAGAAAATCTAAGGATGTTTGGGTTTAgtttcgttcttttttttttttttggatttcatTGTATCcagaaaaaatatttgttataacCATTTGCATGCTAGTTCAGGTGGAGACAAATAATTACTCAAGGAAAGCACCTTAGAGCAATTTCAATTTTCTGCGCTTATTAGTTTTCTAATAATCTTAAGAATTAATCCGTGCTGAGCCTGAATTTTGCTTCGAAGCATCTCCAGCATATGCTTAAAGGGTTGATAATAACTATAAATATTTGGGTATTTACCTATTATTAATTCTTTTTAGTTTCCAACAAATGCttcagaataatttttttggttctttaacTATTATTCTCCTCTCGGAAAAAACTCATTGAAGTTGAGTGaaaattttgcttttttggTTCTTGTTCTGTATTCCTCTGTTTCTTAATCTACTTAAGAATCTTACAACACAAGTTCACCTCGTATCATTTGAAGTAAATCCGAAGTACATGAACTACAATAACCAAGATCCAAGCAAGCTGAAACAGTTTGCCATAGAGGAAAGATACAGGCCAAATCAGGAATATAAgcaaaaaaggaagaagcttTGAAAGGCATTAATACTGATGTTAATTGATAGCTTCTGAGTACCTATTTTAGCCTACTTCTGGGGGACCATTTTGGTTCCAGCTTGGCGTTCCTGCTCGTAGAACTGTGTTCCCAAGCCTAGATGATTCATCAGTAACCAAATGAATGTCAAGAGTTCCCCACCCCGACTGGGTTGCTGTGCATGCACATTTGGTCTACAATTAATGGCAGCATAAGACATCAATTCCACCCAGACTCGGCTCATTAGCTTCCATTTGTTTATCTCCAACTTCAAGAGATCTTGTGCCAGCCTACATGCATCAAAGAGCACAGATTTGCTTTGATTTCCCTTCACAGCAACTGGCCGGAATTTCGTTTCCACTTTGAGGATTTGTTCACAAGCTTGAGATTTATTCGATATGTATCTCCTGCCAAAGAATCTCTTGGCTTCTGCACAAGTGTCCTGGAGGACTATCTGCCAATTGCCCAACACTGGCGTCATCACAACAGGCTTCATGACAAGAAGATAAAACATATAATCTGAAAGTAGTTTGcataattttctaaaattgcCATCAGCACTAGGTTTGATTTCGGTTTCCTGCAGAAAGCAGAGTTCGGTAGCCAAGTGCCAGAGGAGAAGGCTTTCCGCGTATTGATACTCCACGATGCTCCATTTTAGCTTGAAATAGATAGCTCTAGAAGTCTGCAGAAGAGCCCAATCACCTCTTTGTGAACATGCATCCATGGCATCTCTTAAGTTGTTTGCAGTCAAGGATTTCATTCTCAGCTGATCGAAAATGAACCCCTTGAGATCTTCCCTGACCGTCTGTGAATGTGAAAAACGCAAGATTATCATCTTCTCTAGAATTTTCCCAGCACCCACATAACCAACCAATGTGTACATCCAATTTGGAGGATCATTCAAGCAATAGCTTATCATATCATACTGGGAAACAGATCTAGACCACCTTCTTCTTTTCAAAAGGATTGCTTTCGCTGGAATGAATTTTCTCCAGCTACTCTTCAGGGCAAGGAGGGTCCTGTCAGAAAAAATAAGCATCAACACAGATATGGCCTCGAGGCCTAATGCCCCACTGAGCAAGGCATAAGTAAGTCTGGCATCGAACTTGTTCCGAAACACAAACGGCTTCTCAATTGAAACCACCATTAATGCTGCTAGGATTGAAATGAAGCTAACAAAGCGGAGCATGTAGCCAATTTGGCAACGAACAACATTAATCTTGGTGTGGAGAACCTCATACATGAAATTAAGCTCACACTCTATTAGTCTGAATGCGTCAGTGGCAGTTCTAGTAAGAAAAAAATCTCGGCTCAATTCTCtgtcttttgagctcaaaaggaGGCCTACAATAAGCCCCTTGAAGATTTCAAAGAGGCGAGATGCTTCTTCCAGTAATTGCATGTCGTCTAACTCGATCGGGTTTCCAAAGGGCTTCAAACACTTTTCTTCACTTGTGGACAGAGAATCCATAGGATTCCCAGCATCCGGGGTTTGCATCACCTCCACATGTGATGGAACCTGGACCGACCTCATAGAAGAGTATATCTCAATGGCTTCTTCATAGTCAGGCCCAGGATTTGGCTCCGGCAACACTGAACCCCCGAATTGGCTCAAGCTCGCAAGATACAGGGCACGCGTCCGCTCTGCATACTTGATAGTTCCCACAGCAAACACCATTGTAGTGGGAATCCAAAGCTTGCTTTGATCCGAAAGCGACTGATAGAAGATATAAGCAGTTGCCAGAACCTGCAATATGAGGCCAATCAAGTGCCTCAGCCAAAACTCATTGTCCTCAAGAGAAAACGAAGTGATCGTGTCGGGGCCGCCAAGATGCAGCAAAAGAAAGGAAGCCCAGAATGCAGTGGGATCCTCTCTAGATCCTCCCCCTTTTGGTTCCTCTCTAGATCCTCCCCCTTTTGGTTTACAAGCGTCTTCTTGGTTTTTGGAGATGAGCCCAATGGAGAAGGCAGCAATCCAGTCGCCAAGCAAGTATGCCAGCCATATGAACACGATAAGCAATTTGCTCCTCGTCCGTTTCCTGAAGGGCGACGCTAAAACTAAAAGTGCCTGGAGCAAGAGGCTTAGGATAATACAGACCCGGAAATTCCATACCTCCCATAGCCTCTGGATATTGTTGGGGATAGGGAGTTCCATactatctctctcttcttttggtTTAATTGCCCTGCTTAGACAATCACATTCATCGTCATCATTATAACTCCAGCTGTAAGCAACTCAATTAAACCAGATCACTCAAATCACGATCGAAGGAAAGAGAAAAGTATATTCGAGGAAGCTGTCGCGAAAGAGAATCGTATGTACCAGGAAGCTGTCGCGAAATGCCATATATAAGAAAGAAGTCATTGACAAGTCAACGCAAATCAATATTGtattttgtatatatagttAACACTCAGTGATGATAATGATCTACACTACGCGGCGTGCGTGAACAGTACCGCACGCCGCTGACGTGGCTGATGACGTGGCAGCAGCCACGTCGTTGCCTCtggttttataaaaaaaaaaaaaaaaaaaaaaaaaaaatatcaaaacagAGGACGCACGACAGCATttccccccacccaaaaaatttCCCCCCAAAACCCATTTTCCCTCCACCTCCACCCAACTTCTCTCTCCACCGGCGCCGGCGCCGGCTCCGGTGTCCCACTGAAACCGGCGAAGTCGTCTGCTCTCCCCCACCGTCGACCGAgcccagagagagagacacgatcgtcttcccccccccccaaaaaattTCCCCCCAAAACCCATTTTCCCTCCACGGCTCCACCCCATTCTCCCTCCACCGAAAACTCTCTCCACCGGCGCCGTGATCTCCTCTCCCCCACCGTCGACCGACCCCTTTCCTTTCTCCATTTTTCCTCCCCAACCCCTTTTCTCCACCGTGCGTCCTCTCCTCTCCCCACCGTCACCGCCGCCGACGACCACCTCCACTGCCCTCCATCAGCTCCGGCCGGAACCCATTCCCACGAGAGGCAGCTTTTCAGCTCttctcccaaaaccctaatttttctGAAACCCAAAATGCTCCCCACTCCGACATCTTCATCACTGCCTACGACTACTACCTCCACTACCACAATGGAACCAACAATGGGCTCCACAAACGCCTGGAATGCCACCGACACAGTTCGTTTTGCAAGCCGCAGCTCGACAGATACGGCCCCGCGTCCACCTGCTGCTACCCCCAGTCGTGGCCAATCCCCTTCGGTCACTCCTCCATCAGTTGCTGCCCCAAATTGTGGTAAGCTGACACTCcgcaaaattttttcactttgaaCACTAATCCTTATAAATTGTGATTGTAATTGTAATGGGTGGGTTGAGTTTAATGTGCTGGAAATGCAGAATTTACTTTGCTTCTTATGGACCTTGTCTGAAAGTTTGTTTTGTTGATGATATGTTGCAGattttttgtggtttgtttatggtttttaggataatatgttTCCTCTGTAAGGGTGTTGCTGCAGATTTTATATGTGGCTTGTTTGAGGATAGGGTatttttcctctgttttgttggtttttgtttgtgattttagGCTATTGTTTAACCCTCTGTAAGGGTTTGGTTTAATTGTTTTGGGCTGTTGGCTAGAGGTTTTCTgctgtttgttgttttttggaCTCCTGAATTTGGCTGTTTTCAGTCTGTTAATCAGGCTTGTATTAGTTGTTGATGTGTTCTTGGTTTGTTCTCCTCTTTCTTAGTTTAGATGTGTGTAGTATATTCTTTGTTTCGTTTTTGcttgctaatttttttatacaagttTGCAGTGAGGATGACAAAGATGAGGTAGTCTGGAATGTGCAGTGCCATTATGCCCTagctaaaataaagaattgcATATTTAGTTTGGGAGATTGTGCATATATAAAGGTAAAAGCACTTTAATACACAGGAGAATCCATTAAACATGGATGTTTGGAATAATGCAATTCC
Coding sequences within it:
- the LOC132169929 gene encoding uncharacterized protein LOC132169929, with amino-acid sequence MELPIPNNIQRLWEVWNFRVCIILSLLLQALLVLASPFRKRTRSKLLIVFIWLAYLLGDWIAAFSIGLISKNQEDACKPKGGGSREEPKGGGSREDPTAFWASFLLLHLGGPDTITSFSLEDNEFWLRHLIGLILQVLATAYIFYQSLSDQSKLWIPTTMVFAVGTIKYAERTRALYLASLSQFGGSVLPEPNPGPDYEEAIEIYSSMRSVQVPSHVEVMQTPDAGNPMDSLSTSEEKCLKPFGNPIELDDMQLLEEASRLFEIFKGLIVGLLLSSKDRELSRDFFLTRTATDAFRLIECELNFMYEVLHTKINVVRCQIGYMLRFVSFISILAALMVVSIEKPFVFRNKFDARLTYALLSGALGLEAISVLMLIFSDRTLLALKSSWRKFIPAKAILLKRRRWSRSVSQYDMISYCLNDPPNWMYTLVGYVGAGKILEKMIILRFSHSQTVREDLKGFIFDQLRMKSLTANNLRDAMDACSQRGDWALLQTSRAIYFKLKWSIVEYQYAESLLLWHLATELCFLQETEIKPSADGNFRKLCKLLSDYMFYLLVMKPVVMTPVLGNWQIVLQDTCAEAKRFFGRRYISNKSQACEQILKVETKFRPVAVKGNQSKSVLFDACRLAQDLLKLEINKWKLMSRVWVELMSYAAINCRPNVHAQQPSRGGELLTFIWLLMNHLGLGTQFYEQERQAGTKMVPQK